TGGTAAAATATCACCGAGAATTTAGATCCCCGACTTCTTAGAGAAGTCGGGGATCTGTGGATCACTCATTTTTACCAATCACCGATTTTTGATATTCTTCTTCACTAATTAAATCCTGATTGTTTTCTACACGATCTAAAAATACTAATCCCTCCAAATGATCATACTCATGTTGAAAAATTCTGGCAACAAAATCAGTTAATTCTTGTTTTTGTAAATTGCCATAACGGTCTGTATATTCAACTTCAATTGTTTGATATCTAGGAACTAAACCCCTAATTCCAGGAACACTTAAACAACCTTCCCAATCTTTAACCACTTCTGAAGAATTGGCAACAATTCGGGGATTGATCATTGCTGTTGCTTGCATTTCTGGCGCATGGGGATATCTGGCATTAGGACGGGAAGCAACGATAAATAAACGGTATGATGCTGCTATTTGTGGTGCAGCAATTCCCACCCCATTAGCTTGAGCAACTGAGGTAATTAATTCATCAATGAGGTTTTGAATTTCTTGATTTTGAATATTCTCAACCGCAGCAGCTTTTTGTCGTAATATCGGATTACCTAATTTAATGATTGGTGCTAATTCATTCATTTTCAAATCTCTATATTTTTCTCATATCAAATTTCATTATCGCCGTTTTGACGATTATACCATTGATGATGTGCGATCGCCCTCCGATTGCGTCGCCTTCTACCTCGCACCGTCATGAATGCCGTAAGGTGTTACTTTACGCATTAAAAAAAGCGAGACAAGAAGTGGCTTCCGTGCCGTTCGCTCTTTTCTGTGAAATAATTAGGGCTTGCTAAATAAAGCTAAAACCATTGTAAACTTTACCTATTAGCCGGGAAATATGGCTTACGCCAGTAGATGTCAAGTTGCTATTTCCTAATCCCATAAAACCCATAAAACCACAAAAAAGGATCATGACAATGAGTACAGAATATCATGTCCAACTTATTCAAGCAGGTAACACCCAAACCTTAACAATTCCTCAAG
The DNA window shown above is from Anabaena sp. WA102 and carries:
- the def gene encoding peptide deformylase, whose protein sequence is MNELAPIIKLGNPILRQKAAAVENIQNQEIQNLIDELITSVAQANGVGIAAPQIAASYRLFIVASRPNARYPHAPEMQATAMINPRIVANSSEVVKDWEGCLSVPGIRGLVPRYQTIEVEYTDRYGNLQKQELTDFVARIFQHEYDHLEGLVFLDRVENNQDLISEEEYQKSVIGKNE